One Heteronotia binoei isolate CCM8104 ecotype False Entrance Well chromosome 10, APGP_CSIRO_Hbin_v1, whole genome shotgun sequence genomic region harbors:
- the NR1D2 gene encoding nuclear receptor subfamily 1 group D member 2 isoform X1 — translation MEVNAGGVIAYISSSSSASSPASCHSEGSESSFQSSSSPVPPSPNSSSSEGSCNSRNRNSSDGISKSELLDDHIRTSQSGVNGLTKSHAKLTKFNGMVLLCKVCGDVASGFHYGVHACEGCKGFFRRSIQQNIQYKKCLKNNNCSIMRMNRNRCQQCRFKKCLSVGMSRDAVRFGRIPKREKQRMLIEMQSAMKTMMNTQFSDHLPSEGVKDSQEPLLLLPQEELNSKSQQEQERFSNSSPGPPPPAPSDIAKEEVIGMVTRAHKDTFMYNQEQPENLPIVEQSQSEDRILKYTEQYNSSNQPTNGGTNSAHYGGSEQHFCGQYKGRNTVHYLNSYNLCFSNSHYTNLTNGFTIKGFHRMPENDFHSNEILNTYTRGTGGRMHLVCPMNKTPLVDPNKSGHEVWEEFSMSFTPAVKEVVEFAKRVPGFRDLSQHDQVNLLKAGTFEVLMVRFASLFDAKERTVTFLSGRKYSLDDLRSMGAGELLNSMFEFSEKLNSLNLSDEEMSLFTAVVLVSADRSGIENVNSVEALQETLIRALRTLITKNHPNEASIFTKLLLKLPDLRSLNNMHCEELLAFKVHP, via the exons aTGGAGGTCAACGCAG GTGGTGTGATCGCTTACATCAGCTCTTCAAGTTCTGCCTCAAGCCCCGCCTCATGCCATAGTGAGGGCTCAGAGAGCAGTTTCCAGTCATCCTCTTCACCAGTACCACCATCACCAAACAGTTCCTCATCAGAAGGTAGCTGTAACAGCAGGAACAGAAATAGCTCTGATGGAATATCCAAGAGTGAACTGCTTGATGATCACATCAGAACAAGCCAATCGGGTGTTAATGGACTGACCAAAAGCCATGCTAAACTGACAA AATTTAATGGCATGGTCCTGCTGTGTAAAGTCTGTGGAGATGTTGCGTCAGGATTCCATTATGGGGTCCATGCATGTGAGGGTTGCAAG GGTTTTTTCAGACGAAGCATTCAGCAAAATATCCAATACAAGAAGTGCCTGAAGAATAACAACTGCTCTATCATGAGAATGAATCGAAATAGGTGCCAGCAGTGCCGATTCAAAAAATGTTTGTCGGTTGGGATGTCAAGAGATG CTGTTCGGTTTGGCCGGATTCCTAAACGTGAAAAGCAAAGGATGTTGATTGAAATGCAAAGTGCCATGAAAACCATGATGAATACTCAGTTCAGTGATCACTTGCCCAGTGAAGGTGTAAAAGATAGCCAAGAACCATTGCTCCTTTTGCCTCAAGAAGAGCTGAACTCCAAGTCCCAGCAAGAACAGGAACGCTTCAGTAACTCCTCTCCaggacccccaccccctgctccatCTGACATTGCTAAGGAAGAAGTGATTGGCATGGTGACCAGAGCCCACAAGGATACCTTCATGTACAACCAGGAACAACCAGAAAATCTTCCCATTGTTGAGCAGTCCCAAAGTGAGGATAGAATTCTAAAGTACACTGAGCAATATAATTCTAGTAATCAGCCTACTAATGGAGGGACAAACAGTGCGCACTATGGTGGGAGTGAACAGCATTTCTGTGGACAATATAAAGGACGGAACACTGTGCATTATCTTAATAGCTACAACCTTTGCTTCTCCAACAGCCACTATACAAATCTGACAAATGGCTTCACCATCAAAGGTTTCCATAGGATGCCTGAAAATGACTTTCATTCAAATGAGATTCTGAATACTTACACCCGTGGCACTGGAGGAAGAATGCATCTG GTTTGTCCAATGAACAAGACTCCTTTAGTGGACCCAAATAAATCTGGTCATGAAGTCTGGGAAGAATTTTCCATGAGCTTTACTCCTGCAGTGAAGGAGGTGGTAGAGTTTGCCAAACGTGTTCCAGGTTTTCGAGACCTCTCCCAACATGACCAAGTAAACCTGCTAAAGGCTGGAACTTTTGAG gTTTTAATGGTACGGTTTGCATCATTATTTGATGCAAAGGAACGTACTGTTACTTTTCTTAGTGGGAGGAAATACAGTTTGGATGATCTTCGTTCAATGGGAGCTGGTGAACTGCTGAACTCCATGTTTGAGTTCAGTGAGAAGCTAAATTCTCTGAATCTTAGTGATGAAGAAATGAGCTTGTTTACTGCAGTAGTTCTTGTGTCTGCTG ATCGATCAGGAATTGAAAATGTCAATTCTGTGGAAGCACTGCAGGAAACACTAATCCGTGCACTTAGGACCTTAATCACAAAAAACCATCCAAACGAAGCCTCTATTTTTACAAAACTGCTTTTGAAGCTGCCTGACTTGCGTTCCTTAAACAACATGCACTGTGAGGAACTTCTAGCCTTTAAAGTTCACCCATAG
- the NR1D2 gene encoding nuclear receptor subfamily 1 group D member 2 isoform X2, which translates to MVLLCKVCGDVASGFHYGVHACEGCKGFFRRSIQQNIQYKKCLKNNNCSIMRMNRNRCQQCRFKKCLSVGMSRDAVRFGRIPKREKQRMLIEMQSAMKTMMNTQFSDHLPSEGVKDSQEPLLLLPQEELNSKSQQEQERFSNSSPGPPPPAPSDIAKEEVIGMVTRAHKDTFMYNQEQPENLPIVEQSQSEDRILKYTEQYNSSNQPTNGGTNSAHYGGSEQHFCGQYKGRNTVHYLNSYNLCFSNSHYTNLTNGFTIKGFHRMPENDFHSNEILNTYTRGTGGRMHLVCPMNKTPLVDPNKSGHEVWEEFSMSFTPAVKEVVEFAKRVPGFRDLSQHDQVNLLKAGTFEVLMVRFASLFDAKERTVTFLSGRKYSLDDLRSMGAGELLNSMFEFSEKLNSLNLSDEEMSLFTAVVLVSADRSGIENVNSVEALQETLIRALRTLITKNHPNEASIFTKLLLKLPDLRSLNNMHCEELLAFKVHP; encoded by the exons ATGGTCCTGCTGTGTAAAGTCTGTGGAGATGTTGCGTCAGGATTCCATTATGGGGTCCATGCATGTGAGGGTTGCAAG GGTTTTTTCAGACGAAGCATTCAGCAAAATATCCAATACAAGAAGTGCCTGAAGAATAACAACTGCTCTATCATGAGAATGAATCGAAATAGGTGCCAGCAGTGCCGATTCAAAAAATGTTTGTCGGTTGGGATGTCAAGAGATG CTGTTCGGTTTGGCCGGATTCCTAAACGTGAAAAGCAAAGGATGTTGATTGAAATGCAAAGTGCCATGAAAACCATGATGAATACTCAGTTCAGTGATCACTTGCCCAGTGAAGGTGTAAAAGATAGCCAAGAACCATTGCTCCTTTTGCCTCAAGAAGAGCTGAACTCCAAGTCCCAGCAAGAACAGGAACGCTTCAGTAACTCCTCTCCaggacccccaccccctgctccatCTGACATTGCTAAGGAAGAAGTGATTGGCATGGTGACCAGAGCCCACAAGGATACCTTCATGTACAACCAGGAACAACCAGAAAATCTTCCCATTGTTGAGCAGTCCCAAAGTGAGGATAGAATTCTAAAGTACACTGAGCAATATAATTCTAGTAATCAGCCTACTAATGGAGGGACAAACAGTGCGCACTATGGTGGGAGTGAACAGCATTTCTGTGGACAATATAAAGGACGGAACACTGTGCATTATCTTAATAGCTACAACCTTTGCTTCTCCAACAGCCACTATACAAATCTGACAAATGGCTTCACCATCAAAGGTTTCCATAGGATGCCTGAAAATGACTTTCATTCAAATGAGATTCTGAATACTTACACCCGTGGCACTGGAGGAAGAATGCATCTG GTTTGTCCAATGAACAAGACTCCTTTAGTGGACCCAAATAAATCTGGTCATGAAGTCTGGGAAGAATTTTCCATGAGCTTTACTCCTGCAGTGAAGGAGGTGGTAGAGTTTGCCAAACGTGTTCCAGGTTTTCGAGACCTCTCCCAACATGACCAAGTAAACCTGCTAAAGGCTGGAACTTTTGAG gTTTTAATGGTACGGTTTGCATCATTATTTGATGCAAAGGAACGTACTGTTACTTTTCTTAGTGGGAGGAAATACAGTTTGGATGATCTTCGTTCAATGGGAGCTGGTGAACTGCTGAACTCCATGTTTGAGTTCAGTGAGAAGCTAAATTCTCTGAATCTTAGTGATGAAGAAATGAGCTTGTTTACTGCAGTAGTTCTTGTGTCTGCTG ATCGATCAGGAATTGAAAATGTCAATTCTGTGGAAGCACTGCAGGAAACACTAATCCGTGCACTTAGGACCTTAATCACAAAAAACCATCCAAACGAAGCCTCTATTTTTACAAAACTGCTTTTGAAGCTGCCTGACTTGCGTTCCTTAAACAACATGCACTGTGAGGAACTTCTAGCCTTTAAAGTTCACCCATAG